TGGCCGCGCAGCGTTCCGCGCATGATCCGCGAACTGCGCGCCGCCGGGCTGAGCGCCGAGTCCCTGGAGTTCCACCCGCACAACGACACGCACCTCGTCGTGGCGAACAGCCTCGCGGCGGTCCTGGCCGGGTGTGCGGCGATCAACGGCACCCTGCTGGGCAAGGGGGAACGCACCGGGAACGCCCCGCTGGAGGGCGTGCTGCTGCACCTGAGCGGCCTGGGCCTGACCGGCGACGCGGACTTCACGGTGCTGAACGACCTGAACGACCTGTACGAGGAGCTGGGGCAGGGCGTGCCTGCCAAGTACCCGCTGTTCGGACGGGACGCCCACCGCACCCGCGCCGGCATCCACGCGGACGGCCTGAACAAGTTCTGGCCGATGTACGCGCCGTTCAACGTGCCCGCCCTGCTGGGCCGCCCGCTCGACCTGTCCCTGACGAAGGACAGCGGCGTGGCGGGCCTGATCTTCCTGATCCGCCAGCACACCGGCACCGAACTGGGCAAGGACCACGCGGGCCTGCGCGCCCTGCACGGGTCCCTGACCGCCGAGTTCGACGCGGGCCGTCAGACGGCCGTCGAGTGGGAGGAACTTGCTGAACGAGCCCTCAAGCTCATCCCGGTGGGCACGGTGGTACGCTCCGGGTCATGAACACAGACGAATACCGCGTGAAGGCGGGCGGCAGCGTCCACCTGATCGACTGGCGCACCGACGACGACGGTGGCCTCAGCAAGGACGAGGGCCGCACCCTCACCGACGAACTGCTGACCGGGCTGGCCGACTGGCAGGAGCGACTGAACGCCGAGGCGAAGCAGTCCCTCCTGATCGTCCTGCAGGCCCGCGACGCCGGAGGCAAGGACGGCACCGTCAAGCACGTCATGGGGGCCTTCAACCCGAACGGCGTGCAGGTCGCCAACTTCAAGGTCCCGACCGAGGAGGAACGCGCGCACGATTTCCTGTGGCGCGTGCATCAGCGTGCGCCCCGCGCGGGGATGATCGGCGTGTTCAACCGCAGCCACTACGAGGACGTGCTGGTCACCCGCGTTCACGGCCTGATCGACGACGCGACCGCCAACAGCCGCCTGTCGCACATCCGTCATTTCGAGAGCCTGCTGCACAGCGGCGGCACCCGCATCCTGAAGTTCTACCTGCATGTCAGCCGCGACGAGCAGAAACAGCGCCTGCAGGAACGCCTGGACGATCCCACCAAGCACTGGAAATTCAACCCCGCCGACCTGACCGAACGGGCCAAGTGGGACGAGTACACCCGCGCCTACGAGGACGCCCTGACCACCAGCACCGACGCCGCGCCCTGGTACGTCATCCCGGCCGACCGCAAGTGGTTCCGGAACCTGCTGATCAGCCAGATCGTTCTCGACACCCTCAAGGACATGCACCCGCGCTTCCCGAAGATCACCTTCGACCCCCAGGAAA
This is a stretch of genomic DNA from Deinococcus depolymerans. It encodes these proteins:
- a CDS encoding polyphosphate kinase 2 family protein, which gives rise to MNTDEYRVKAGGSVHLIDWRTDDDGGLSKDEGRTLTDELLTGLADWQERLNAEAKQSLLIVLQARDAGGKDGTVKHVMGAFNPNGVQVANFKVPTEEERAHDFLWRVHQRAPRAGMIGVFNRSHYEDVLVTRVHGLIDDATANSRLSHIRHFESLLHSGGTRILKFYLHVSRDEQKQRLQERLDDPTKHWKFNPADLTERAKWDEYTRAYEDALTTSTDAAPWYVIPADRKWFRNLLISQIVLDTLKDMHPRFPKITFDPQEIDIQ